DNA from Microbacterium foliorum:
TGCGCATGATGTAGAAGCGGTAGGCGTTGCTCGACGCGTTCATGTGGCGGATGCCCATGTCCCACTGCTTGATCTCACGGGTGCGCCGCAGCACGAACTCGTCGACGATGACGGCCGTGGTCCGGCGCGAGGCGAGCCATCCGTACATCTGGTCGTCCCAGTAGATGAAGAACCTCGGGTCGGGCAAGCCGATCTGCGTCACGATCGAACGGTGGATGAACATGCCCTCGAAGCATCCGCTGTTCATCTCCTTGTAGCCGGAGGAGTCGAAGCCGGACGGAGCGAACGGGATCGGGATGCCCATGCGCTCGGCGATGCGGTACTGCCAGTAGAACTCGCTGCCGTCGTAGTCGTAGCGGCGGCCCTGGATGCTCTTGAAGCGGGGCGTCCACTTTCCCATCTTGGCGAGGCCGTCGGGGACGACCTCGACGTCGTCGTCCATCATCCAGATCCACTCGGATCCCAGCTCGTACGCGGTGCGCATGCCCTCGCTGAAGCCGCCGGAGCCGCCCGTGTTCGTCTCGAGGCGCCGGTAGACGAGCTCGGTGCCCAGACGCGGTCGGAAGGAGTCGACGACCTCGGTGGTGTCGTCGGACGACGCATTGTCGATGATCACGACGTGGCCCGGCTTCGGTTCCATCGAGACGATGCTCTCGAGAAGGCCCGTCAGCAGGTGGGAGCGGTTGAACGTGACGATGACGATCGTCGCGGACGCCGGGTCGAAGGGGACGTGTGTCACGAGGTGAGATCTCCGGAAGCTCGAGTCCGCGGGACGCCGCGGGCAGACAACAGCCTACCCGGACGACCTCGGAAACCCCCGCGCGGGCACGTGCGCGTCAGCGCTCCGATCGCAACGTCGGGATCGCACCCGTGTGCGCGGCGTCGATGTTCTCGCGCCAGGAGCGGGACTGCCCTGCCCGGAGTGCGCACAGGACGAGCATGAACCAGCCCGCGCCGACCAGCGTGAAGCTCTCGAACATCGACTCCACCGCGAGAGTGACGAGCATGAGCGGGGTCCAGGCGTAGACGACGGATCGACGGATGCTCGCCACGAGCCACGAGCGCACCGTCGCGATACCTCCGAACAGCAGGAACAGCACGAGTCCGGCCGTGCCCAGCTGCAGCAGGACATCGAAGTAGGCGTTGAGCGCGCTCTGGTGGCGGTCGTCGAGCAGGAAGTTGATGTAGGTGAAGGGGAACTCGCCGCGCGCCCACGACCCGAACCAGCCCCAGCCCTCGACGGGCTTGAGCGCCGCGAAGTCGAGGATGGTGTTCCACAGCGTCGCCCTGATCGAGAAGTCCGAACCGGCGTCGAGCAGCGCGATGATCACATGTCGCAGCGCGAACGCCGCGGCGAGTGCCAGAGCGACGAGCACCCCGAGCACCCATTGCACGAGGGTGCGCCGTGCGGTGGGCGCATGTCGGACGATGGTGAGAGCGAAGGTGACGACTCCGACCGCAGCCGCCAGCACGAGAACGGTCGGCGATGAGGAGAAGAACGCCAGCATCGCGGCCAGGCCGATCGACGGGACGGCGATGCGCGGCGTGAGGGACTGCGAGCGCCACTCGATGACGAAGGTGATGAGGGCGATCACCGTGACGAAGCCGAGCATGTTGCGGCTGCCGAAGATCCCCTGCACGGGTCCGCCGTCGGCGAGCAGACCTTGGATTCCCAGGAAGCTGAAGGGTGTGTCGAGCAGGACGCCGGAGAGGATCTCCAGCCCGAGCGAGACCACCAGGAGGAGCCGGAGCGTGTCGCCGAGCGCACGCACCGTCTGCAGGGTGTCGCGGATGTGTCCGACGGTGATGGCGAGGAAGGCGAAGCCGACCAGCTCCAGCCACCCGAGGATCGTGTCGGATTTGTCGGTGCTCCAGGCGAGGCTGATCGCCGCCCAGGCCAGGAAGGCGAGCAGTGATGACGGCGCGATGCGAAGGAGCGAGAGCTCTTCCCGCCGCACCCACAGGATCGCGGCACCCAGCGCGCACAGGGCGACGATCACGGTGCCCAGGGTCACCGCCGACGCCGCCCGCTCGATCGTGAAGGAGGCGAAGACGGCGGTCAGGACCGCGATCGTGTACGCACGGGCGAACTCTGCGGAGCCGAACAGGTCCGGCAGGCGGTGCG
Protein-coding regions in this window:
- a CDS encoding glycosyltransferase family 2 protein — translated: MTHVPFDPASATIVIVTFNRSHLLTGLLESIVSMEPKPGHVVIIDNASSDDTTEVVDSFRPRLGTELVYRRLETNTGGSGGFSEGMRTAYELGSEWIWMMDDDVEVVPDGLAKMGKWTPRFKSIQGRRYDYDGSEFYWQYRIAERMGIPIPFAPSGFDSSGYKEMNSGCFEGMFIHRSIVTQIGLPDPRFFIYWDDQMYGWLASRRTTAVIVDEFVLRRTREIKQWDMGIRHMNASSNAYRFYIMRNRAYIKQYYRVHGTYNPVLFGLGTSMTFAKELIRLLFVERTVRGTSNLFRGLKEGGVLGRDRFWTPMPPLEG
- a CDS encoding O-antigen ligase family protein codes for the protein MTSTHRLPDLFGSAEFARAYTIAVLTAVFASFTIERAASAVTLGTVIVALCALGAAILWVRREELSLLRIAPSSLLAFLAWAAISLAWSTDKSDTILGWLELVGFAFLAITVGHIRDTLQTVRALGDTLRLLLVVSLGLEILSGVLLDTPFSFLGIQGLLADGGPVQGIFGSRNMLGFVTVIALITFVIEWRSQSLTPRIAVPSIGLAAMLAFFSSSPTVLVLAAAVGVVTFALTIVRHAPTARRTLVQWVLGVLVALALAAAFALRHVIIALLDAGSDFSIRATLWNTILDFAALKPVEGWGWFGSWARGEFPFTYINFLLDDRHQSALNAYFDVLLQLGTAGLVLFLLFGGIATVRSWLVASIRRSVVYAWTPLMLVTLAVESMFESFTLVGAGWFMLVLCALRAGQSRSWRENIDAAHTGAIPTLRSER